The following proteins are encoded in a genomic region of Ornithinibacillus sp. 4-3:
- a CDS encoding tartrate dehydrogenase — MKQWSIAVIPGDGIGKEVVPEAIRVLEKVCEVRGDIALQFTEYPWSCEYYVAHGEMMPEDGMETLKAHDAVFLGAVGDPNLVPDHISLWGLLLKIRREFQQTINIRPARYFAGLATPLAQPNDFDLLIVRENSEGEYSEVGGRMHQGADQLAIQNAIFTRKGTERVMRYAFEVAKQRRQHVTSATKSNGIFHSMPFWDEVFEDIEKEYADVETKKWHIDALAAQMVTHPHLYDVIVASNLFGDILSDIGGAIMGSIGIAPSANINTTGEFPSMFEPVHGSAPDIVGKGIANPVGQIWTAKMMLDHFGETEAGDLLIKAIEEATKLGFKTPDLGGAYTMEEVTDEICKQIELLAK; from the coding sequence ATGAAGCAGTGGAGTATCGCAGTGATTCCAGGAGATGGGATTGGAAAGGAAGTAGTACCTGAAGCAATTCGTGTATTAGAGAAGGTTTGTGAAGTGCGTGGAGATATTGCATTGCAATTTACAGAATATCCATGGAGCTGTGAATATTACGTAGCACATGGTGAGATGATGCCAGAAGACGGAATGGAAACATTAAAAGCACATGATGCGGTATTTCTTGGGGCAGTGGGCGATCCTAATTTAGTTCCTGACCATATTTCTTTATGGGGACTTTTATTAAAAATTCGCCGTGAGTTCCAACAGACAATCAATATACGTCCAGCTCGTTACTTTGCTGGTTTAGCAACACCGCTTGCACAACCAAATGATTTTGATTTATTAATTGTGCGTGAAAATAGTGAGGGAGAGTATAGTGAAGTTGGCGGAAGGATGCATCAAGGTGCAGATCAGCTAGCTATTCAAAATGCTATCTTCACTCGTAAAGGGACAGAAAGAGTCATGCGTTATGCGTTTGAAGTAGCTAAACAACGTCGTCAGCATGTAACAAGTGCTACTAAGTCAAATGGTATTTTCCATTCTATGCCGTTTTGGGATGAAGTATTTGAAGATATAGAGAAAGAATATGCAGATGTGGAAACGAAAAAATGGCATATTGATGCATTAGCAGCTCAAATGGTTACACATCCACACTTATACGATGTTATTGTAGCTAGTAATTTATTTGGTGATATTTTATCTGATATTGGTGGAGCAATCATGGGAAGCATTGGGATTGCACCATCTGCAAATATTAATACAACTGGAGAATTTCCATCTATGTTTGAGCCAGTGCATGGCTCTGCTCCTGATATTGTTGGCAAAGGTATTGCAAATCCAGTTGGACAAATTTGGACAGCAAAAATGATGCTAGATCATTTTGGAGAAACAGAAGCAGGAGATTTACTAATTAAAGCGATTGAAGAAGCTACTAAACTAGGCTTTAAAACACCAGATTTAGGTGGTGCTTATACGATGGAAGAAGTAACAGATGAGATCTGTAAGCAAATAGAATTACTTGCAAAATAA
- a CDS encoding DUF1450 domain-containing protein produces the protein MKFVIVEVCDANILNELDIEEIIEEEFPEVAVIINQCLSLCGLCRAVPFAIVNNKNVHGRTPEVCLENIRIAIREELGQY, from the coding sequence ATGAAATTTGTTATCGTTGAAGTATGTGATGCAAATATATTAAATGAATTAGATATCGAAGAGATTATTGAAGAGGAATTTCCTGAGGTAGCAGTAATTATTAATCAGTGCCTTTCCCTATGCGGCCTCTGCCGCGCAGTTCCCTTCGCAATCGTAAATAATAAAAATGTCCATGGCAGAACACCTGAAGTATGCTTGGAGAACATCCGCATAGCTATTCGGGAAGAGCTGGGACAGTATTAG
- a CDS encoding MFS transporter produces the protein MWFANFFISASMTIILPFISLYIDSFGQYSEKYVQSWSGWIFSITFLTALIFAPIWGRIGDKYGRKKILIMSASGLAVSVLLMGFATSVWELFILRMFMGLFTGFIPMSQAFISIQTPKEYAGRVLGTLQTGSITGMLIGPLIGGGIADIFGYAATFKWMSITLFLSALIVAFGIKEIQLKVTNIKDTKAYSSKEVLKHIINKPVLLIVMLIAVFIQIAHFSIQPILSLYVAEINGLENIALMSGLTFSVAGLGNLFMAKRWGALGDKIGHIKILIFLLFLAGISYFPGAFVTNIWQLITLRFLLGIAIGGMIPVRVAYIRQQAPLSMQGEVLGYNSSLRFLGNLIGPALGGVLSGFFGFSSVFFFTSGILIVCGFALLVAWYKLEYEGRDIPNAKVSKL, from the coding sequence ATGTGGTTTGCGAACTTTTTTATTTCTGCAAGTATGACTATTATTCTTCCATTTATCTCTCTCTATATTGATTCCTTTGGTCAGTATTCTGAGAAATACGTACAAAGCTGGTCAGGGTGGATTTTCTCTATTACCTTTTTAACTGCACTCATTTTCGCTCCTATTTGGGGACGTATTGGTGACAAATATGGTCGCAAAAAAATATTAATTATGTCAGCATCTGGTTTAGCCGTGTCTGTATTATTAATGGGCTTTGCTACATCTGTATGGGAATTATTTATTTTGCGAATGTTTATGGGGTTATTTACAGGATTTATTCCAATGTCTCAAGCCTTTATTTCAATCCAAACACCTAAAGAGTATGCTGGACGTGTGCTTGGAACCTTACAAACAGGAAGTATTACAGGAATGCTGATTGGTCCATTAATCGGCGGAGGTATTGCAGACATATTTGGATATGCAGCAACATTTAAATGGATGTCGATTACCCTATTTCTATCTGCACTTATTGTTGCCTTTGGAATTAAAGAAATTCAATTAAAAGTTACTAATATAAAAGACACGAAAGCATATTCGAGCAAGGAAGTATTAAAGCACATTATTAATAAACCAGTACTACTTATCGTGATGTTAATTGCCGTATTTATACAAATTGCCCATTTCAGTATCCAGCCTATTCTTTCTTTGTATGTAGCTGAAATAAATGGACTGGAAAATATCGCGTTGATGTCAGGATTAACCTTCTCTGTAGCCGGATTAGGAAATTTATTTATGGCAAAGCGCTGGGGAGCTTTAGGAGATAAAATAGGGCATATTAAAATATTGATTTTTCTCCTATTTTTAGCTGGGATTAGTTATTTCCCTGGAGCCTTTGTAACAAATATTTGGCAGCTTATTACTTTACGTTTCTTACTAGGAATCGCAATTGGTGGAATGATTCCTGTACGAGTGGCATACATTCGTCAACAGGCACCACTTTCTATGCAGGGAGAAGTACTTGGATATAATTCAAGTTTACGATTCTTAGGAAATTTAATTGGTCCAGCTCTTGGTGGAGTTTTATCTGGATTTTTCGGATTTTCTTCTGTGTTCTTCTTTACAAGCGGTATATTAATTGTCTGCGGCTTCGCACTACTCGTCGCATGGTATAAGCTTGAATATGAAGGAAGAGATATTCCTAACGCAAAAGTAAGTAAATTATAG
- a CDS encoding MATE family efflux transporter, producing the protein MRKKQDFTQGSILKQLIVFSGPIMLADLLQASFHVIDSLWVGNLLGANALGAVAVASVILLTVLSFVIGINNAALTILSQQKGRKDHEGLKRYLNAFVVILTTMSILLSVIGFFTAVPLLKLLGTPESMLDSAKVYLQIHYLGIIFLFGYNFISTVLRAVGDSKTPLRFVIIAVILKAVLSPLFISVFGWGMEGAAIATITAQGIAFTYGLVLVYRKRIVPFSLPFLPKSEEVRLILNLGIPSGLQMAVIFAGSAAIMSVITNFGESVVAGFGAAHRLDSILMLPAQALGVAVSSMAGQNIGIRNWARVRKITKYGVLYNLIFMLIVGLFIFIFAEHAVRLFIQEEAAVEFGTNYLRTVAFCFPFLGLSFILNGVVRASGAMYQVLVLNIISFWVFRFPLTSLFSNLFGEIGIGMGIGASFMMSSLFASLYYFFGKWREKDIFKERVSH; encoded by the coding sequence TTGCGGAAAAAACAGGATTTTACGCAAGGATCCATTTTAAAGCAGTTGATCGTTTTTTCAGGACCAATCATGTTAGCAGATTTATTACAGGCTTCCTTTCATGTAATTGATAGCTTGTGGGTTGGAAATCTTCTCGGTGCAAATGCACTTGGAGCAGTGGCTGTAGCCAGTGTGATTTTATTAACCGTGTTATCTTTTGTCATCGGGATTAATAATGCTGCATTGACTATTTTATCTCAGCAAAAAGGGCGTAAAGACCATGAAGGATTAAAACGTTATTTAAACGCATTTGTTGTTATCTTAACAACCATGTCTATTTTATTAAGTGTTATTGGATTTTTTACCGCAGTCCCATTATTAAAATTACTAGGTACGCCAGAGTCAATGTTAGATTCAGCGAAGGTATATCTCCAAATTCATTATCTTGGTATTATCTTTTTATTCGGCTATAACTTTATTAGCACAGTGCTTCGAGCTGTTGGTGATAGTAAAACGCCCTTACGCTTTGTCATTATTGCAGTTATTTTGAAAGCAGTGCTTTCGCCGCTATTTATCTCTGTTTTTGGTTGGGGTATGGAAGGTGCGGCCATTGCAACGATTACGGCTCAAGGAATTGCATTTACCTATGGACTAGTGCTTGTGTATCGCAAGCGAATTGTGCCATTTTCACTTCCATTTCTACCAAAAAGTGAGGAAGTACGTTTAATTTTAAATTTAGGAATTCCTTCTGGGCTACAAATGGCTGTAATTTTTGCAGGTTCTGCCGCTATTATGAGTGTAATTACTAATTTTGGAGAAAGTGTTGTTGCTGGCTTTGGAGCAGCACATCGCTTAGATAGTATTTTAATGCTACCAGCACAAGCATTAGGGGTAGCAGTCAGTAGTATGGCAGGGCAAAATATTGGGATTCGTAATTGGGCTCGAGTCCGAAAGATTACTAAATATGGTGTGCTTTATAATTTAATCTTTATGCTAATTGTTGGATTATTTATTTTCATTTTTGCAGAGCATGCTGTCCGTTTATTCATTCAGGAGGAAGCGGCTGTAGAATTTGGAACAAACTATTTACGCACTGTAGCTTTTTGTTTTCCGTTTCTCGGTCTAAGTTTTATTTTAAACGGAGTTGTTAGAGCATCTGGTGCCATGTACCAAGTACTTGTTCTCAATATTATTTCTTTCTGGGTCTTCCGTTTCCCATTAACTTCTCTTTTCTCTAATTTGTTTGGTGAGATAGGAATTGGAATGGGAATAGGTGCAAGCTTCATGATGAGTAGTTTATTCGCATCCTTGTATTATTTCTTTGGAAAATGGCGTGAAAAGGATATTTTTAAAGAGCGGGTGAGCCACTAA
- a CDS encoding RidA family protein produces the protein MIKKVHTDNAPPALGPYSQAIQAGDFLYVSGQIGLDKDGEVQEGIENQTKQIFANLQAVLEEAGADLSKVVKFTIFLDSMDDFATVNEIYGSYLQEPYPARSTVEVSCLPKNLLVEMEAIVYLGE, from the coding sequence ATGATTAAAAAAGTTCATACAGATAATGCGCCACCAGCACTTGGGCCATACTCACAAGCAATTCAAGCAGGAGACTTTCTTTATGTATCAGGACAAATTGGTCTAGATAAAGATGGAGAAGTACAAGAAGGTATCGAAAATCAAACGAAGCAAATTTTCGCTAACCTACAAGCAGTACTTGAAGAAGCAGGTGCTGATCTCTCTAAAGTTGTTAAATTTACAATTTTCCTAGATTCCATGGATGATTTCGCTACAGTTAACGAAATCTACGGAAGCTATTTACAAGAGCCATATCCAGCTCGTTCTACAGTAGAAGTTAGCTGCCTTCCTAAAAACCTTTTAGTAGAAATGGAAGCAATCGTATATTTAGGTGAATAA
- a CDS encoding glycerate kinase, protein MKFVLAPDSYKGTLSQMDVSQVMKQAILNRYPNSKVITKPMADGGEGTLDALLDAADQGERIPVQVTGPLGEQIDTSIGVVNEDTAVIEVAAIAGLPFVPEALRNPMETTTYGIGEAIGIVLDRGIRKFVIGLGGSATNDGGFGMLAALGVTIEASENKALSMKGKGLLDIQTIDFHTIDSRIWDCEIQIASDVDNPLYGPNGATYIFGPQKGATSEQMAKLDTAMNKYSQLAENALDLKEALVNFPGAGAAGGLGFAFLLLQAEIISGAKLVAKTIELEKEIADADLVFTGEGKSDEQTLFGKAPGYVAELARKHGVKVYLVSGSVEDEDGKLQEYFSEIFSLVDGKISLQQALKQTNMVLLEKMKQILGGKAHD, encoded by the coding sequence ATGAAGTTTGTTTTAGCTCCTGATTCATATAAAGGAACATTATCGCAAATGGATGTTTCTCAAGTAATGAAGCAGGCAATTTTAAATAGATATCCAAATAGTAAAGTGATTACAAAACCAATGGCTGATGGTGGAGAAGGAACATTAGATGCATTATTAGATGCCGCAGATCAGGGTGAACGTATTCCTGTGCAGGTAACTGGCCCATTAGGTGAACAAATAGATACGAGTATTGGTGTTGTAAATGAGGATACAGCTGTCATAGAAGTGGCAGCAATAGCAGGTTTACCTTTTGTTCCAGAAGCTTTACGTAATCCAATGGAAACAACTACCTATGGTATTGGAGAAGCAATTGGTATTGTACTGGATCGTGGAATTCGAAAGTTTGTAATTGGCTTAGGTGGAAGTGCAACAAATGATGGTGGTTTCGGGATGCTAGCAGCACTTGGTGTTACGATAGAAGCATCAGAAAATAAAGCTTTATCTATGAAGGGAAAAGGTTTGCTAGACATTCAAACCATTGATTTTCATACGATTGATTCACGGATATGGGATTGCGAAATCCAGATTGCAAGTGATGTAGATAATCCACTATATGGCCCGAATGGAGCGACATATATTTTCGGTCCTCAAAAAGGTGCAACATCAGAGCAAATGGCTAAGCTTGATACAGCCATGAACAAATATAGTCAATTAGCAGAGAATGCTTTAGATTTAAAAGAAGCACTTGTGAATTTTCCTGGTGCAGGCGCTGCTGGAGGGTTAGGCTTTGCCTTTTTATTATTACAGGCAGAAATTATTTCTGGGGCTAAGCTTGTGGCAAAGACAATTGAATTAGAAAAAGAAATAGCAGATGCGGATCTTGTGTTTACAGGGGAAGGAAAGAGCGATGAACAAACCTTGTTTGGAAAAGCGCCAGGATATGTTGCTGAATTAGCACGAAAACATGGGGTGAAAGTATACCTTGTATCCGGAAGTGTAGAGGATGAAGACGGAAAACTTCAGGAATATTTTAGTGAAATTTTTTCATTAGTTGATGGAAAAATTAGCTTACAACAAGCATTAAAACAGACAAATATGGTATTATTAGAGAAGATGAAACAAATATTAGGAGGAAAAGCACATGATTAA
- a CDS encoding DASS family sodium-coupled anion symporter: MTQSTEAAHNGNSGQLGWKQLASIIAAIIVFISLYFGLPEDFTYAPRVMTALVCFAIVLWAFEPIPLGATGLIVLVLMLVFRVADTSVTLSGFASPAIFLIIGGTMIVIATNETPLIRRMTYNMLAKFGSTSKGLVWSLLIILQIQAIFIPAVAVRTTLMIPITSMIAKTVGARPGSNLQRILFLTLAFGGTVSGVAIMTAAVSNVLTVEILNRYANINVTYFEWFLYTFPIWFLMIPTVGFLLLKMYPVPTGQQHHPKIKQEMKQKIEELGPITNAEKRASFILLLTVGLWLTEPLHGMHPSISALIGAALMALPVIGCGTWKKMVQMNYDTILLLSVTLSVGYVFVDSGATDLISNYVSTEGFLKLLQHPVLGLFIIIFLTQIFHKMISNVSTAVITLLPIVLSIATVANFDPLFISMVVGVTCLFGFILAVESMPNLLIHSTGAVTQKDFILPGFYLTIISSVITVIIALTWWQWVGLY; encoded by the coding sequence ATGACACAATCAACAGAAGCTGCTCATAACGGGAATTCGGGGCAGCTAGGCTGGAAACAGCTAGCTAGTATTATAGCTGCTATTATCGTATTTATTTCACTATATTTTGGATTACCTGAAGATTTTACATATGCACCTAGAGTAATGACTGCACTTGTTTGCTTTGCTATTGTTTTATGGGCTTTTGAGCCAATTCCTTTAGGAGCAACAGGATTAATTGTTTTAGTACTTATGTTAGTTTTTCGTGTTGCGGACACAAGCGTTACACTTAGTGGTTTTGCTTCTCCTGCTATTTTCTTAATTATAGGAGGAACAATGATTGTTATCGCAACAAATGAAACGCCGCTTATACGTCGGATGACATATAATATGCTTGCGAAATTCGGTAGCACTTCAAAGGGGCTAGTATGGAGCTTGTTAATTATTTTACAAATCCAAGCCATTTTTATTCCAGCAGTAGCTGTGCGAACTACATTAATGATTCCAATTACTTCTATGATTGCGAAAACAGTTGGTGCAAGACCAGGGAGTAATTTACAAAGAATTTTATTTTTAACACTTGCTTTTGGCGGAACGGTAAGTGGGGTTGCAATTATGACAGCGGCTGTAAGTAATGTATTAACAGTAGAAATTTTAAATCGTTATGCCAATATTAATGTTACTTATTTTGAATGGTTCTTATATACTTTTCCAATTTGGTTTTTGATGATTCCTACAGTTGGTTTTCTATTACTTAAAATGTATCCCGTACCAACAGGACAACAGCATCACCCGAAGATTAAACAGGAAATGAAACAAAAAATTGAAGAGCTTGGACCAATAACTAACGCAGAAAAACGTGCCTCCTTTATTCTTTTATTAACGGTAGGACTTTGGTTAACAGAGCCGCTTCATGGTATGCATCCGAGTATTTCTGCATTAATTGGTGCAGCATTGATGGCTTTACCAGTGATTGGCTGTGGAACTTGGAAGAAGATGGTGCAGATGAATTACGATACGATTTTATTACTTAGTGTAACCTTATCTGTAGGTTATGTATTCGTTGATTCTGGAGCAACCGATTTAATTAGTAATTATGTAAGTACAGAAGGCTTCTTAAAATTATTACAGCATCCTGTTTTAGGATTATTTATTATTATTTTTCTTACACAAATTTTCCATAAAATGATTTCGAATGTGTCAACAGCTGTTATTACACTATTACCAATTGTGCTTAGCATAGCAACTGTAGCGAATTTTGACCCTTTATTTATCAGTATGGTGGTAGGAGTCACTTGCTTATTTGGCTTTATCCTGGCAGTAGAATCCATGCCAAATTTATTAATACATAGTACAGGAGCAGTGACACAGAAGGACTTCATTTTACCAGGTTTTTATTTAACCATTATTTCAAGTGTTATTACTGTAATTATCGCATTAACATGGTGGCAGTGGGTTGGTTTGTACTAA
- a CDS encoding hydroxymethylglutaryl-CoA lyase, whose translation MDFSQMIRVNDVMLRDGLQMEEKVLSVEQKLQLASMLIQANIKQIEFGSFVHLKLVPQMANSGELFQHLPNSSDIYFVALVPNLKGVELAASYGVPAVNFVLSASNTHNLQNVRQTTEQSLASLKTMKEYCQETDIKLDVSIATAFGCPFEGEVAVERVVSIAEQLLENQVHRITLADTTGMANPRQVYELVTRIRKLISSEQLNLHFHNTRGMGLANVLAAIEAGATSFDAALGGLGGCPFAPGATGNISTEDVVHMLESMGFQTNIDLDQLLDAAKILQRDVGHELASSVLQAGKYNRKYPIPDKEGNN comes from the coding sequence ATGGATTTTTCACAAATGATTCGTGTCAATGATGTTATGCTACGCGATGGTTTACAAATGGAAGAAAAAGTTCTTTCTGTAGAACAAAAACTACAATTAGCAAGTATGCTTATTCAAGCGAATATAAAGCAAATAGAATTTGGCTCCTTTGTTCATCTGAAGCTTGTTCCACAAATGGCAAATAGTGGAGAGTTATTTCAGCATCTCCCTAATTCATCTGATATTTATTTTGTTGCTTTAGTGCCAAATTTAAAAGGAGTAGAGCTTGCAGCGAGCTATGGAGTACCTGCAGTAAACTTTGTATTATCAGCTAGTAATACACATAATTTACAAAATGTGCGTCAAACAACAGAACAATCACTAGCAAGCTTAAAGACAATGAAGGAATATTGTCAGGAGACTGATATCAAGCTAGATGTTTCTATTGCAACTGCATTTGGTTGTCCATTTGAAGGTGAGGTAGCGGTTGAGCGTGTAGTGTCGATTGCGGAGCAGCTGTTGGAAAATCAAGTGCATCGTATCACCTTAGCCGATACAACAGGGATGGCTAATCCACGCCAAGTATATGAACTAGTAACGAGGATTCGGAAGCTCATATCTAGCGAGCAACTTAATTTACACTTTCATAATACACGAGGCATGGGGCTTGCTAATGTGCTTGCAGCAATAGAAGCAGGGGCTACGAGCTTTGATGCAGCATTAGGTGGATTAGGTGGTTGTCCATTCGCACCAGGAGCCACAGGGAATATTAGTACAGAAGATGTTGTTCATATGTTGGAAAGTATGGGGTTTCAAACGAATATCGATTTAGATCAATTGCTGGATGCAGCGAAGATTTTACAAAGAGATGTTGGACATGAATTAGCAAGTAGCGTTCTTCAAGCAGGGAAATATAATCGTAAATATCCTATACCTGATAAAGAAGGCAATAATTAA
- a CDS encoding fumarylacetoacetate hydrolase family protein: protein MRFINFQVDNETRLGVKTEQGIVDVQASFANEADLPQSTKEVIVQGDKATLRIAELLQTNQDQLVYIEEDKLSYSACVNNPGKIICIGLNYRKHAEESNMPIPEYPILFSKFNNALAGHLEDVVISKQTEKLDYEAELGLVIGKTAKDVSEADALDYVFGYFTANDLSARDLQMRSGQWLLGKTSDGLLPIGPELVTKDEIADPNYLHVTCDLNGERRQDSNTKDMVFNCQEIISYVSKFMTLEAGDIIVTGTPEGVIMGYPKGERNWIKPGDEVTITIEGLGALTNTFIADK from the coding sequence ATGAGATTTATTAATTTTCAAGTAGATAATGAAACGCGCCTTGGTGTAAAAACAGAACAAGGAATTGTTGATGTACAAGCATCTTTTGCAAATGAAGCGGATTTACCACAATCTACAAAGGAAGTCATTGTGCAAGGGGATAAGGCTACATTGCGAATAGCTGAGCTACTTCAGACAAATCAAGACCAGCTTGTGTATATAGAAGAGGATAAGCTATCTTATTCAGCCTGTGTAAATAATCCAGGAAAAATCATTTGTATTGGGTTAAATTATCGTAAGCATGCAGAGGAATCCAATATGCCGATTCCTGAGTATCCAATTTTATTCAGTAAGTTTAATAATGCATTAGCAGGACATTTAGAGGATGTTGTTATTTCGAAACAAACGGAGAAGCTAGATTATGAAGCAGAGCTTGGATTAGTAATCGGAAAAACGGCTAAGGATGTGTCTGAAGCGGATGCATTAGATTATGTATTTGGTTATTTTACAGCAAATGATTTATCTGCTCGTGACTTGCAAATGCGTTCTGGTCAATGGTTGCTTGGAAAAACAAGTGATGGACTACTTCCAATTGGGCCAGAGCTTGTAACGAAGGATGAAATAGCAGATCCAAATTATTTACATGTGACATGTGACTTAAATGGAGAGCGACGTCAAGATTCAAATACAAAGGATATGGTTTTTAATTGTCAGGAAATTATTAGTTATGTATCGAAGTTTATGACATTAGAAGCAGGAGATATTATAGTTACTGGAACACCTGAGGGAGTAATTATGGGTTATCCAAAGGGAGAGCGTAACTGGATTAAACCAGGTGATGAAGTGACGATTACCATTGAAGGATTAGGTGCATTAACTAATACATTTATTGCTGATAAATAA